A single region of the Halobellus ruber genome encodes:
- a CDS encoding DUF7549 family protein: MTWVRAEYAGALAVVSTWLAALVPWNVTYSPDVSGGAVLFVRFPFFQLRYAFGVPLTRRVAVSDPLSAVAFQAGQSIQIAYQVWAVGAGVLAVAVAIAVVYYRFEDAVESGPVDPVRLLGGLLGLSGLVLAVSTYLLVTRGFPGVPIPVGVLVLLVLGGVLLTVDRE, encoded by the coding sequence ATGACCTGGGTTCGCGCGGAGTACGCCGGCGCGCTGGCGGTGGTGTCGACGTGGCTCGCCGCCCTCGTCCCGTGGAACGTCACGTACTCGCCGGACGTCTCGGGCGGCGCGGTGCTCTTCGTCCGGTTTCCCTTCTTCCAGCTCCGGTACGCCTTCGGCGTCCCGCTGACGCGGCGGGTCGCCGTCTCGGACCCGCTTTCGGCGGTCGCGTTCCAGGCCGGGCAGTCGATCCAGATCGCGTATCAGGTGTGGGCGGTCGGTGCGGGCGTCCTCGCCGTCGCGGTCGCCATCGCCGTCGTCTACTACCGGTTCGAGGACGCCGTCGAGTCGGGGCCGGTCGACCCGGTCCGGCTGCTCGGGGGGCTGCTCGGACTCTCGGGGCTCGTTTTGGCCGTCTCGACGTATCTGCTCGTGACCCGGGGGTTCCCGGGCGTCCCCATCCCGGTCGGCGTCCTCGTCCTCCTCGTCCTGGGTGGGGTGTTGCTGACGGTCGACCGGGAGTGA